The window AGAGATGGTTGTAATAGAGTATGATTCATTGCTAACAGCAGTTGTATACCCTAATTTTACTAAGGTAAAAGAGCATAGAGTTACAAATATAGCAGAGACATTAAAAACTGGTGTAATAGATAAATACAATGGATCTACACCTAATTATAAAAAGATTTTAGATTTAAAGATAGTACAGCAAGAGTTACCAAAAACAAAGATTGGAAAGATAAGAAGATTTATGGTTCCAGCTCTTTTAGAGGGTAAAATTGAAGAGGAAAAAGAGGAGAATACACCAACATTTAAAGAGTATACAGCAATTGCAGAGTACCTAACTAACTTAAAAGGTAAAAAAGTCATGTCAAATGCTCACCTTGAATTAGATTTAGGATTAGATTCTCTAGATTTAGTTGAATTTATAGCCTTTGTTGAAAATAGTTTTGGAGTTAGTTTAACAGAGGAGATTCTAACAGAAAATCCAACAGTTATAAAAATAGCTGAGTATTTAAAAGAGAATGCAACAAGTTTAGAGATAAAAGATGTGGATTGGAAAAAAATATTAGAAAAAGATAACTTTGAAGGAATGCCAAAATCTAACTCTATGGGAAGAGTTATGAAGGCTCTATTCAAACCTATTTTCTCAATGTATATAAAGATTGAAAAAGAGGGTGTAGAAAATTCGAAAGTTTCAAAACCAACAGTATTTATAGGAAATCACCAAAGTTTCTTAGATGGATTTATATTAACTCAAAGTTTAGATAATAAAACTTTAGATAACACATATTTCTTAGCTAAAGTAGCGCACTTTAAAAAAGGATTTATGAGTTACTTAGGAGAGAACTCAAATATCATGTTAATTGATATTAACAAAAACTTAGCAGAAACACTTCAATGTGCAGCAACAGCTTTAAGAGAGGGAAAAAATATTGTTATATTCCCTGAAGGAACAAGAAGTAGAGATGGAGAGATGAGAGAGTTTAAAAAGTTTTATGGAATATTAGCTAAGGAGTTAAATGCAGATGTAGTTCCTTTTGGAATAAAAGGAGCGTATGAGTTATTCCCAGCTCATAGAAAGATGCCAAAGAGTGGAACTGTAAAGATAAAGTTCTTCCCAAAAGTATCTTGTGACAATGTAATTGTTGATGAATTAGTGGCTAAAAACTTTAATGAAATTAAAGAGTGGGTAGATAAGAGATAAAAAAAGGTTGCCAAAAGGCAACCTTTTTAAATTACTATTAAATTGATAACATAGGACCAAGGTGTTGTCCACCTAATAAGTGAAAATGTAGGTGAAATACCTCTTGTCCACCGTGAGAATTACAGTTTGTAATTACTCTGTATCCATCTTCAGAAATATTTAAATCTTTAGCAATATCTTTAATAGCTAGATACATAGCAGTTAAATACTCAGAATCCTCAGCAGATATATCATTTAATGTTGGAATCTCCTTTTTAGGAACAACTAAAATATGAATTGGTGCTTGAGGATTGATATCCTTAAAAGCTATAACTTTATCATTTTCAAAAACGATAGAAGCTGGAATCTCTCTATTTATAATTTTAGTAAATATAGTAGCCATTGTATTTTACTCCTTTAATAAAAGATTAAAGTTCGATAGCTTGGATTCTTGTTAAGTGTCTTCCACCTAGGAATTCAGTTTTTAAGAATTCGTCTACAATCTCAAGAGCTAAGATATCTCCAGTCATTCTAGCACCAAGAGCAAGAATGTTAGCGTCGTTGTGTTCTCTAGTTAACTTAGCCATAGTAGTATTAGAACATAAAGCTGCTCTTATACCTTTAAATCTATTTGCTGCAATTGAAATACCAATTCCAGTACCACAAATAAGGATACCACAATCTGCTTCTTTATTAAGAATAGAATTAGCTACAGCTTTTGCGTAAACTGGATAGTCAACTGATTCAGTTGAGTAACATCCTTTATCTAAAACTTCAAAACCTTTATCTTCTAAATGTTTCTTAACAATCTCTTTTAAAGCAAATCCACCATGATCTGCACCTAAAGCTATTTTCATATGTATCTATACTCCTTAATTCTTATAGTAATAATTAGTCTTCAAAACCGTGGAAGTGTGGATGTCCGTGCTCGATCTCCTCTTCAGTAGCTTCTCTAACGTCAGAAACTGTAACTTCAAATCTTAAATCTTTACCAGCAAATGGATGGTTTCCATCAGCAGTGATAACTTCATCTTCGATTTTTGTGATAATAAATGATTGCTCAGAACCATCATCCATATCTGCTATAAAGTCAAGTCCTTCATAGATATCATCAAATTCAACAAACTCAGATTTTTCCATATCAACGATTAAATCTTCGTCGTACTCTCCGTATCCTTCTTCTGGAGTTAATTCAATAGTAGTAGTATATCCTTTTTCTTTTCCTTCTAAAGCTTCTTCAATAGCTGGAACAAAGTTTCCAAATCCGTGGATATAGAAAAATGGTCCCACATCTTGTGTGTCCTCTAAAAGTTCTCCGTTGTTTTTGTCGTAAACTTTAAACTCAAGTGTTACTACTTTTCCTTCTTCTATTTTCATATAAAACACCTCACTAAAATCCCTATACAAGATAGGGTTATTTGACACTTTAAAGCATAACATAAAATACAAGAAATTTCATTAAAAATCTTAAATTATTTAAAAAATCCCATATTTTTTTTGACAACAATACAGTTTTCTTTATCTGTTAAAATTTCTAAAAGATAAAAAGCAACATCAATAGCTGTACTTGGTCCAGAAGAGGTAATAATATTTTCCCAAATAACAATATCTTCTCGAATAGATTTAGCACCATATTTTTCAAGTTGATTAAAATATCGATTATTATCTAAGAGATATGTAGTAGCTGGAATATTCTTTAAATACCCATGAATTCCAATAGCTAAAGCTCCAGTACAGATTCCAATTACAATCTTTTTATTTAAAATAAAATGATTTAACAAGGATTTTAATACTTCTGATTGAATATCATTAAAGAATCCTGCTTTACCAAATCCACCAGGAATAACTAAAGCTTGAAATTCATTTAGATCAATAGAGTTATTAGTAAGGTTAACTTCAGGAATTATTTTTAAATTCCAAGTGGCATAAACCTCGTCGTGAATAGCACAGATTGTGGGAAAAATTTTTTTATTTCCAACGATATTATTCCAACCAAAAACATCAATGAATGGCGATAATTCGAGGCTTTCAAAGCCATTTGATGCAAAAATTAAAATTTTTTTCATAAATTTTATATTTCCTTTCAAAAAATAGTTGACTTAATTTCCAAAAAGCTCTACAATATCTCGTATTTTAAAAGAAATTAATAATGTAAATTATATATTATTTTATAACTTTTTGATATCATTTTTAAGAACAAAATTTATTAAACAAGGAGGTAAGATGACTAAATTAAATCAATATCAAACACCTATATTCTCAACACTGAAGGACGTATATGCGAAAAGAGACATAATTCCTTTCCATGTTCCAGGGCATAAGAGAGGAAAGGGAATGGATAAAGAGTTTTACGAGTTTATGGGACCTAATCCCTTCTCAATTGATGTAACTATCTTTAAGATGGTTGATGGATTACACAATCCAAAGAGTTGTATAAAAGAAGCACAAGAGTTAGCAGCTGACGCTTATGGAGTAAAGAAAACCTTTTTCGCTGTCAATGGAACATCAGGAGCAATTCAAGCTATGATTATGTCTGTTGTAAAGCCAGGAGAGAAAATATTAGTCCCTAGAAATGTACATAAGTCAGTTTCTGGTGGAATTATATTAAGTGGATCAGTTCCAGTATATATGAATCCTGAAGTAGATGACGAATTAGGAATAGCTCATGGAGTTAGACCAGAAGTTGTTGAAAATATGCTTAAGCAGCATCCAGATACAAAGGCTGTTTTAATCATTAACCCAACATACTATGGAGCTGCAACTGATATCAAAAAGATTGCAGATATAGTTCATAGCTATGATATTCCTTTAATAGTTGATGAGGCTCACGGAGCTCACTTACACTTCCATGAAGAGTTACCTATATCAGCAATAGATGCAGGAGCAGATATTTGCTGTCAAAGTACTCATAAAATAATTGGAGCAATGACACAGATGTCAATGTTACATGTAAACTCAACAAGAGTTGATGTAAATAGAATACAACAGATATTAAGTATTTTACATACAACATCACCTTCATATCCACTTATGGCATCATTAGACTGTGCTAGAAGACAGATTGCTACAGAGGGAAGAGAGTTATTAACAAGAACATTGAAATTAGCAAGAGATTTAAGAGCAGAAGTTAATAAAATACCAGGTATTTTCTCTTTTGGAAAAGAGATTGTAGGAAGATATGGAATTCATGATTTTGATGAAACAAAACTTTCTATATCAGCAAGAGAGTTAGGATTAACAGGATTTGAGTTAGAGACATTACTTGTTGATGACTATAATATTCAAGTTGAGTTATCCGATTTCTATAATGTATTAGGATTAATAACATTAGGAGATGACGAAGTAAGTACAGGTAAATTACTTGATGCTTTAAAAGACATAAGTAAAAGATTCTTTGGAAAAGGAAAGAAAATAGCAGAATCTGTTGGTAAAATGCCAACAATTCCAGAGTCTATATTAATTCCAAGAGAGGCTTTCTACAGTGAAAACAATAAGGTTAAATTCTTAGAGAGTGAAGGAAAAATTTGTGCTGAGATGATTATGGCATATCCACCAGGAATTCCAGTAATCTATCCAGGAGAAAGAATAACAAAAGATATAATAACATATATTCAAAACTTAAAGGCAGCTAAGCTTCACGTTCAAGGAATGGAAGATCCTGAGTTAGAATATGTTAAAGTTATAGATGAAGAGGATGCAGTATACCTATATACAGAGAAGATGAAAAATAAAATGTTTGCTGTTCCAATGAACTTAGGTGCAAATAAAGCAGGTATTGAATTTGGACCAGAAGTTTTAGAAGAATATTTCCCAGATACATTTGGAGAGATGACTTACATTGATATTGAAAAGCAAAGAGAAAACTTTAACGAGTGGTCATTAAAGTATAAAAATACAATACTTAATACTTGTGAAAAGTTAGCATCAGCAGTAAATGAAGCTGTAAGAGATGGATATAGACCAATAACAATTGGTGGAGATCATTCAATAGCTTTAGGATCTATATCAGGAGTTGCATTAGAAAAAGAAGTTGGGGTAGTGTGGATTGATGCTCATGGAGATATGAACACTGACGAAACAACAATGTCAGGAAACATCCATGGTATGCCACTAGCACTTTTACAAGGAGCTGGAGACAGAGACTTAGTTAACTGTTTCTACGAAGGAGCTAAAATTGACAGCAAAAATGTTGTAATTTTAGGAGCAAGAGATTTAGATGTAAAAGAAAGAGACGTTATAGAGGAATTAGGAGTTAAAGTAATCCCTTATGATGAGGTTGTGCATAAAGGATTAGACAATGTTCTAGAGGAAATTAAAGATTACTTAAAAATCGATAATATTCATATAAGTTTCGATGTGGATTCTGTTGATCCAGAGTTTGCACCAGGGGTAAGTACACCAGTTAGAAATGGATTTACTCCAGAAGAGATGTTTAAAACATTTAGATTCTTATTTAAAAACTACTCTATAACATCAGTAGATATAGTGGAATACAATCCAGTAAACGATAAAAATGAGAAAACTATGAATTTTGTAAATGATTTAACGGAGTTTGTATTAAATCCAAACGTATAAGTATATAGAGGTGTGAGATGAAAAAGGCGGTATTAGCTAACTTAGAGCAAAATTATTCAACATATAGTAAAAGTTTCAAGAAAATTGTAGACTTTATAAAACATAATCAAAGCATAGTATCATTTATCTCAATAAATGAATTAGCTAAAGAGACAGGGACTAGTCCAGCTACAATTACAAGATTTTCAAAAAGTTTAGGTTTTAAAGGATATCCTGATTTCCAAAGAGTGTTCCAAAAAGATGTTGAAATATCAACTTCTCAAATGAAAGAGTTTAGAGAAGAGATTGATTCAGTATCTAGAGATGGAATATTAGGAGAGATTATAACTACAAATATAGAACTTTTAGAAGAGATGGATATTGTAACTATAGAGGATCAACTAGAAAAAGCTATGGAAATGATAAAAAATAGTAGAAAATTATATATCTTAGGAGCAAGAGGATCTTACGCATTAGCATATTATCTATATTTTATGCTAAAAGAGTTAAGAGAGGATGTAGAGTTAATGATATCAGGAGCATCTGATTTTACAGATAAAATATTATATTCAAGTCCTGATGATGTGCTATTTACAATATCATTCCACCCATATACAAACTTTACTTGTCAAGTAACTGAATTTTTTAAAGAGCAAGGAAACAAAATAATTACTATGACTGATAAGAAAGACTCTGTTTTAGGTAATATATCTGATTTGGTAATCACAACTAAAAATGGAGGAAAAGCTTATACTTTTGTTCCAGGAATAATTATCTTAAATGCTTTACTTTTAAAATTTGGAAAACAAAATAAAGAGGAAAGTATTGAAAGATTAGATAAATTAAAGAAAATAACAGATAGATTTAATATCTACCAAAGATAAAAAAAGAGAGCGAGAGCTCTCTTTTTTATCTTTGATATTTTAACTTTATAAATAGATTATCTAAACTTCTTAATATAAGACCAATTAAAAGTAGCGGAAATAAGTAGAACTTTGCTGAATAATCCACTATAGAGTTATTATTAGTTCTTTTCTTTTCTAACATTTTTATTTTGTTCACCCCTTTTATTTACAAAAGTAATTATATACCACTTTTTCCATTTATGCAAGAAATAAAAAATACTTGTCTTGAAAGGTAAATTATGCTAAAATGTTTAATCGAAAAGTACTTTTAATTAAGTAAGTAAATACTAAAAAAATAGAATACATTAACAAGGAGAAAGAAATGAGTGAGAATTTAGAAAAAAGATATGGCTTTTCAGTTGCCTTTTCCATGGTTGTAGGAATAGTTATTGGAATAGGAATTTTCTTTAAAGCTGGTCAAATATTAGTAGCATCTAATATGAATCCTAAAATAGCCATAGCAGCTTGGGTACTTGGAGGTATAATCTCTATATTATCAGGTCTTACAGCGGCAGAAGTAGGAGCAGCTATTCCTGAAACTGGTGGAATGATTGCATGGATTAAGAAAATCTATGGAAAAAAAATAGCATTTTTAGTTGGGTGGGCTCAACTTATAATATATTTTCCAGCTTTAATAGGATTAATTGCATACTATTTTGCAGTATTCACAGGAAATTTTTTAAATATAGATCCTAGTAATACTATGTTTTTAGGTGGAACAGCTTTTGTAGCTATAACGTTCCTATTTGCAATAAATATTTTTACAAAAAATGTAGGTGGAAAAATTCAAACTATAGCTACAGCAGCTAAAATTGTACCACTTTTACTAATAACTGTATTTGGTTTTTTATCTGGAGATAATCAATCAGGAATGTTTTATATGACAGAGATTACAAAAGAAGCGACATCTTCATCACCTTTGGTTTTACTTGGTTTATCTCTTGTACCAATTATGTTTGCTTTTGATGGATGGATATATGTTGGAACAATAGCAGGAGACTTAAAAAATGTAAAAAAAGATCTTCCTAGAGCTATAATATTGGGATTAGGATTTATAGCTGTATTTTATGTAGGTTTAAATTTAGCTTTATTAAATGTATTCACAGCTGAAGAGATTGTACAAGTTGGTATGTTTGGAGTTGCAACAAAGTTATTTGGACCAATGGGAGCTAAATTTATATTCTTAGGAATTATGGTTTCAGCTTTTGGAGGCTTAAATGGTATGATATTAGCATCTACAAGAATACCTTATACTTTAGCAATAGAGGGACATCTTCCAAAGAAAGAGTTCTTTGCTAAAATAGATGATAAGCACAAACAACCGATAAACTCATCAGTAGTTATGTATTTATTATCAGTTTTCTTCTTAATTGCTATGATAATAACAGGTAATCCAGATGTATTTGGAGATATACCAGTAGCATTATTCTGGTTATTCTATTGTTTAGTATTTTTAGGGTTATTTATTTTAAGAAAAAATGAGCCAAATTTAGAAAGACCATATATAGTACCATTCTATCCAGTAGTACCAATATTGGCACTAATAGGTGGAGCATCAATATTTATTTATGCAGCTATATCAAATCCAACATATATGGGAATATCAGTTGCTTTAACACTAACAGGTCTTTTTGTTTATAGAGAAAATTAATAAAAATATATATAAAAAAGGTTGCTAAAAAAGCAACCTTTTTTCATTTATAAGAAAGTTAATCCTAACATGATAATGATACCAGAGTAAATTGTAATAATAACTCCATATCCCATAATATCTTTTGCCCCTAATTTTGCAATACCTAAAGCAGGTAGAGCCCAGAATGGTTGAATCATATTAGTCCAAGCATCTCCCCAGGCAATAGCCATACCAGTTCTAGCTGTTGAAACTCCAAGTTCCACACTTGCTGGCATCATAATTGGAGCTTGAACAGCCCATTGCCCTCCACCAGATGGAACAAAGAAGTTTACAATTCCAGCACTAAGGAAAGTTAAGCTTGGGAATGAAAGTGCAGTAGATGAACTAATAAAACTTTGTGATATCATACCTGCTAAAGAAGCTCCTGCACTATTTTGTCCAACCATCATTCCCATTATTCCAGCATAAAAAGGAAATTGAAGTATAATACCAGCGGCTCCTTTACATGCATTTCCAAAAGCTGTAAGAAGATTTTTTGGAGTTTTATGAGCTATAATTGCAGTAACTAAAAATATCATATTAACAATATTTAAGTTTAAATCAAATCCTTTTTGGATAAAATATCCAATTATATATGTATATCCAAGAGCACCAATAAGCATATTAACAACAGGACTGTTTTCAATTTTATCAGCAGGAGTCAT of the Cetobacterium sp. NK01 genome contains:
- a CDS encoding histidine triad nucleotide-binding protein, with the protein product MATIFTKIINREIPASIVFENDKVIAFKDINPQAPIHILVVPKKEIPTLNDISAEDSEYLTAMYLAIKDIAKDLNISEDGYRVITNCNSHGGQEVFHLHFHLLGGQHLGPMLSI
- the rpiB gene encoding ribose 5-phosphate isomerase B, with amino-acid sequence MKIALGADHGGFALKEIVKKHLEDKGFEVLDKGCYSTESVDYPVYAKAVANSILNKEADCGILICGTGIGISIAANRFKGIRAALCSNTTMAKLTREHNDANILALGARMTGDILALEIVDEFLKTEFLGGRHLTRIQAIEL
- a CDS encoding FKBP-type peptidyl-prolyl cis-trans isomerase, coding for MKIEEGKVVTLEFKVYDKNNGELLEDTQDVGPFFYIHGFGNFVPAIEEALEGKEKGYTTTIELTPEEGYGEYDEDLIVDMEKSEFVEFDDIYEGLDFIADMDDGSEQSFIITKIEDEVITADGNHPFAGKDLRFEVTVSDVREATEEEIEHGHPHFHGFED
- a CDS encoding DJ-1/PfpI family protein produces the protein MKKILIFASNGFESLELSPFIDVFGWNNIVGNKKIFPTICAIHDEVYATWNLKIIPEVNLTNNSIDLNEFQALVIPGGFGKAGFFNDIQSEVLKSLLNHFILNKKIVIGICTGALAIGIHGYLKNIPATTYLLDNNRYFNQLEKYGAKSIREDIVIWENIITSSGPSTAIDVAFYLLEILTDKENCIVVKKNMGFFK
- a CDS encoding aminotransferase class I/II-fold pyridoxal phosphate-dependent enzyme, which produces MTKLNQYQTPIFSTLKDVYAKRDIIPFHVPGHKRGKGMDKEFYEFMGPNPFSIDVTIFKMVDGLHNPKSCIKEAQELAADAYGVKKTFFAVNGTSGAIQAMIMSVVKPGEKILVPRNVHKSVSGGIILSGSVPVYMNPEVDDELGIAHGVRPEVVENMLKQHPDTKAVLIINPTYYGAATDIKKIADIVHSYDIPLIVDEAHGAHLHFHEELPISAIDAGADICCQSTHKIIGAMTQMSMLHVNSTRVDVNRIQQILSILHTTSPSYPLMASLDCARRQIATEGRELLTRTLKLARDLRAEVNKIPGIFSFGKEIVGRYGIHDFDETKLSISARELGLTGFELETLLVDDYNIQVELSDFYNVLGLITLGDDEVSTGKLLDALKDISKRFFGKGKKIAESVGKMPTIPESILIPREAFYSENNKVKFLESEGKICAEMIMAYPPGIPVIYPGERITKDIITYIQNLKAAKLHVQGMEDPELEYVKVIDEEDAVYLYTEKMKNKMFAVPMNLGANKAGIEFGPEVLEEYFPDTFGEMTYIDIEKQRENFNEWSLKYKNTILNTCEKLASAVNEAVRDGYRPITIGGDHSIALGSISGVALEKEVGVVWIDAHGDMNTDETTMSGNIHGMPLALLQGAGDRDLVNCFYEGAKIDSKNVVILGARDLDVKERDVIEELGVKVIPYDEVVHKGLDNVLEEIKDYLKIDNIHISFDVDSVDPEFAPGVSTPVRNGFTPEEMFKTFRFLFKNYSITSVDIVEYNPVNDKNEKTMNFVNDLTEFVLNPNV
- a CDS encoding MurR/RpiR family transcriptional regulator — encoded protein: MKKAVLANLEQNYSTYSKSFKKIVDFIKHNQSIVSFISINELAKETGTSPATITRFSKSLGFKGYPDFQRVFQKDVEISTSQMKEFREEIDSVSRDGILGEIITTNIELLEEMDIVTIEDQLEKAMEMIKNSRKLYILGARGSYALAYYLYFMLKELREDVELMISGASDFTDKILYSSPDDVLFTISFHPYTNFTCQVTEFFKEQGNKIITMTDKKDSVLGNISDLVITTKNGGKAYTFVPGIIILNALLLKFGKQNKEESIERLDKLKKITDRFNIYQR
- a CDS encoding APC family permease, with translation MSENLEKRYGFSVAFSMVVGIVIGIGIFFKAGQILVASNMNPKIAIAAWVLGGIISILSGLTAAEVGAAIPETGGMIAWIKKIYGKKIAFLVGWAQLIIYFPALIGLIAYYFAVFTGNFLNIDPSNTMFLGGTAFVAITFLFAINIFTKNVGGKIQTIATAAKIVPLLLITVFGFLSGDNQSGMFYMTEITKEATSSSPLVLLGLSLVPIMFAFDGWIYVGTIAGDLKNVKKDLPRAIILGLGFIAVFYVGLNLALLNVFTAEEIVQVGMFGVATKLFGPMGAKFIFLGIMVSAFGGLNGMILASTRIPYTLAIEGHLPKKEFFAKIDDKHKQPINSSVVMYLLSVFFLIAMIITGNPDVFGDIPVALFWLFYCLVFLGLFILRKNEPNLERPYIVPFYPVVPILALIGGASIFIYAAISNPTYMGISVALTLTGLFVYREN